From a region of the Pseudanabaena sp. ABRG5-3 genome:
- the lpxA gene encoding acyl-ACP--UDP-N-acetylglucosamine O-acyltransferase has product MPNTNITIHPRAIVHPNAKIGEGTSIGADAIVDEFVEIGDRCEIRARAIVTGHTKLGNDNQIGYGAIVGSEPQDTSYKGAISFVEIGDRNVLREYVTVNRGTKEGSATKIGNDNLLFTGAHVAHNCTISDRVILVNNVLLAGYVEVHNNAFMGGDSVVHQFTRIGSYAMIRGQTRLGMDVPPYCMAVDTNMVLGLNRLGLRRNGFSHERRRAILSAYDVIYKSDRNRTQAIEFLESDLEFADNPDIQLFCDFIKSSRRGICKHYERGASRVEED; this is encoded by the coding sequence ATGCCAAATACTAATATTACGATTCATCCCCGCGCCATCGTCCACCCTAATGCCAAAATTGGTGAAGGGACATCCATCGGAGCTGATGCCATTGTTGACGAGTTTGTGGAGATCGGCGATCGCTGCGAGATTAGAGCTAGGGCAATCGTGACGGGGCATACGAAGCTCGGCAATGATAATCAGATTGGCTATGGGGCAATAGTTGGCTCAGAGCCTCAGGATACCTCCTACAAAGGCGCAATTAGTTTTGTGGAAATTGGCGATCGCAATGTATTGCGAGAATATGTCACCGTCAACCGTGGTACAAAGGAAGGCTCGGCTACCAAAATCGGTAATGATAATTTGCTATTTACAGGCGCACATGTTGCCCACAACTGCACAATCAGCGATCGCGTAATTTTAGTAAATAACGTCTTGCTAGCAGGTTATGTAGAGGTGCATAACAATGCTTTTATGGGTGGGGATTCCGTAGTGCATCAGTTTACGCGCATTGGCTCCTATGCGATGATTCGTGGACAAACTCGCCTTGGTATGGATGTTCCCCCCTACTGCATGGCAGTTGATACAAATATGGTGTTGGGACTCAATCGCCTTGGTCTGCGCCGCAATGGTTTTAGTCACGAGCGCCGCCGAGCGATCCTCTCAGCCTATGATGTGATTTACAAATCTGATCGCAATCGTACTCAAGCGATCGAATTCCTCGAGTCAGATCTCGAATTTGCGGATAATCCTGATATTCAATTATTTTGCGATTTTATTAAATCTAGCCGTCGTGGTATTTGCAAACATTACGAGCGAGGTGCAAGTCGCGTCGAAGAAGATTAA